From Campylobacter upsaliensis, the proteins below share one genomic window:
- the fliI gene encoding flagellar protein export ATPase FliI: MSLEKLRKKLKDENLASVFGEITKISATNIEIQGLKTSVGDIVRLISNENENLQTLAMVVEVKAQFSYLSPFSFIEGFKIGDRAFLSDAGMQIGVSDALLGRVVDPFMKPKDGKGAIEITQFMPIMRSPIDAMKRGLIEEIFPTGVKTIDGLLTCGVGQKLGIFAGSGVGKSTLMGMIVKNSKAPIKVIALIGERGREIPEFIQKNLGGKLDNTVIIVATSDDSALMRKYGAFCAMSVAEYFKEQGKDVLFIMDSVTRFAMAQREIGLALGEPPTTKGYPPSVLSLLPQLMERTGKEEGKGTITAFFTVLVDGDDMSDPIADQSRSILDGHIVLSRELTDFGIYPPINIQNSASRVMSDIISDTHKNNARKFKRLSSLLKENEVLLRIGAYQKGSDKELDEAIMKKDLMQKFLSQTPEQSVEFAETLELLSQINAQVAPQPVSVATLPNPNS, translated from the coding sequence GTGAGCTTAGAAAAACTTAGGAAAAAGTTAAAAGATGAAAATTTAGCTTCCGTTTTTGGAGAAATCACAAAAATTTCCGCCACAAATATAGAAATTCAAGGACTTAAAACGAGTGTTGGTGATATAGTAAGACTCATTTCAAATGAAAATGAAAATTTGCAAACTCTAGCTATGGTCGTGGAGGTCAAAGCACAATTTAGCTATCTTAGCCCCTTTTCTTTCATCGAGGGCTTTAAGATAGGCGATAGAGCTTTTTTAAGCGATGCAGGGATGCAAATAGGCGTAAGCGATGCACTTTTAGGGCGTGTGGTTGATCCTTTTATGAAGCCAAAAGATGGTAAAGGGGCGATTGAAATTACGCAATTTATGCCTATAATGCGTTCGCCCATTGATGCGATGAAAAGAGGTTTGATTGAAGAAATTTTTCCCACAGGGGTTAAGACTATTGATGGGCTTTTAACTTGCGGTGTGGGGCAAAAGCTTGGAATTTTTGCTGGAAGTGGCGTGGGTAAATCAACCTTAATGGGTATGATAGTCAAAAATTCAAAAGCCCCCATCAAGGTCATAGCACTCATCGGTGAAAGAGGGCGTGAAATCCCTGAATTTATCCAAAAAAATCTTGGTGGAAAGCTAGATAATACCGTCATCATCGTGGCTACAAGTGATGATAGTGCTTTAATGCGTAAATATGGTGCTTTTTGTGCGATGAGTGTGGCGGAGTATTTTAAAGAGCAGGGCAAAGATGTGCTTTTTATTATGGATAGCGTTACGCGTTTTGCTATGGCACAAAGAGAGATAGGCTTGGCTTTAGGAGAGCCGCCTACGACTAAGGGCTATCCGCCAAGTGTGTTAAGTCTTTTGCCTCAACTTATGGAAAGAACGGGAAAAGAAGAGGGTAAGGGCACAATCACGGCATTTTTTACCGTGCTAGTCGATGGAGATGATATGAGTGATCCTATAGCCGATCAAAGCAGGTCAATTCTTGATGGGCATATCGTGCTAAGTAGAGAGCTAACGGACTTTGGGATTTATCCGCCTATTAATATCCAAAATTCAGCTTCAAGGGTGATGAGCGATATTATCAGTGATACACATAAAAATAATGCAAGGAAATTTAAACGCCTTAGCTCACTTTTGAAAGAAAATGAAGTGTTACTTCGCATAGGAGCCTATCAAAAAGGTAGCGATAAAGAGCTTGATGAAGCCATTATGAAAAAGGACTTAATGCAAAAATTTCTTAGCCAAACTCCAGAGCAAAGTGTGGAATTTGCCGAAACCTTAGAACTTTTAAGTCAAATCAATGCTCAAGTCGCCCCTCAGCCTGTAAGTGTCGCTACTCTGCCTAATCCTAACAGCTAA